A region from the Sandaracinus amylolyticus genome encodes:
- a CDS encoding phosphatase PAP2 family protein, with the protein MLVRGLLALATACALLAGASIARAQGGAVVPGDVGSSSTPVPPVNPPTPPPPPDVDASRVVEGAVDDATAPATSGGATLDPEAIERDDGDEEEDAEGPDEERGEDVVATLGTVVGTAPAAQQVDLEPRHRIVWREDWPRYSFDEAVLSLGLGALLVAAELLPTATTSANWTGGILFDDPVEQNLRLQSAEARETARVASEVLQWVMIASPFVIDALGAVGIVDGNWDAAFQMGLIALESYVISLVVWKVTVLLARRERPVATRCADSSSPPDPACEDGDFETTSFFSNQTMNAFTGASLMCLHHTHMPLFDDEAADASACVVGMTVASVVGLLRVMSNQEYLTDVLMGAAVGFVAGYIVPWLVHYQGGARPELRPPVALIPAPMVGPGDTYGAMVAGWF; encoded by the coding sequence GTGCTCGTCCGCGGCCTGCTCGCGCTCGCGACCGCTTGCGCGCTCCTCGCGGGCGCATCGATCGCGCGCGCCCAAGGTGGCGCGGTGGTGCCCGGCGACGTCGGCTCGTCGAGCACACCAGTCCCACCGGTGAACCCTCCGACGCCTCCTCCGCCGCCCGACGTCGACGCGTCGCGCGTCGTCGAGGGCGCGGTCGACGACGCGACGGCGCCCGCCACGAGCGGAGGCGCCACCCTCGATCCCGAGGCGATCGAGCGCGACGACGGCGACGAGGAAGAAGACGCCGAGGGCCCGGACGAAGAGCGCGGCGAGGACGTCGTCGCGACGCTCGGCACCGTCGTCGGCACCGCGCCCGCGGCGCAGCAGGTCGATCTCGAGCCGCGCCATCGCATCGTGTGGCGCGAGGACTGGCCGCGTTACTCGTTCGACGAAGCGGTGCTCTCGCTCGGGCTGGGCGCGCTCCTCGTCGCGGCGGAGCTCCTGCCGACCGCGACCACGAGCGCGAACTGGACGGGTGGGATCCTCTTCGACGATCCGGTCGAGCAGAACCTGCGACTGCAGTCGGCGGAGGCGCGCGAGACCGCGCGCGTCGCGTCCGAGGTGCTGCAGTGGGTGATGATCGCGTCGCCCTTCGTGATCGACGCGCTGGGCGCGGTGGGCATCGTCGACGGCAACTGGGACGCCGCGTTCCAGATGGGCCTCATCGCGCTCGAGTCGTACGTGATCTCGCTCGTCGTCTGGAAGGTCACGGTGCTGCTCGCGCGGCGCGAGCGGCCGGTCGCGACGCGGTGCGCCGACTCGAGCTCGCCGCCCGATCCCGCGTGCGAGGACGGCGACTTCGAGACGACGAGCTTCTTCTCGAACCAGACGATGAACGCCTTCACCGGCGCGTCGCTCATGTGCCTGCACCACACGCACATGCCGCTCTTCGACGACGAAGCGGCGGACGCGTCGGCGTGCGTGGTGGGCATGACCGTCGCGAGCGTGGTCGGGCTGCTCCGCGTGATGAGCAACCAGGAGTACCTGACCGACGTGCTCATGGGCGCGGCCGTCGGGTTCGTGGCGGGCTACATCGTGCCGTGGCTCGTGCACTACCAAGGCGGCGCGCGCCCCGAGCTGCGTCCGCCGGTCGCGCTGATCCCCGCGCCGATGGTCGGCCCCGGAGACACGTACGGCGCGATGGTCGCCGGTTGGTTCTGA